One genomic segment of Heliomicrobium undosum includes these proteins:
- a CDS encoding cell division protein SepF: protein MAKLVEKFYNIMGLGDEIEEMDDAPAATHSNEERESAFSRRSAERAERAERPAAPVVSLVTERQKKELKVVVCEPKTFDEARAIADHLKNRRQVILNLEKADREMAQRVIDFISGTTYALNGSMQKVGANIFVFAPSNVDISGEVASDDLSSVRSPLAWANKG from the coding sequence ATGGCCAAACTGGTTGAGAAGTTTTACAACATCATGGGGCTTGGCGATGAGATCGAGGAAATGGATGATGCCCCGGCGGCGACCCACTCCAATGAGGAACGGGAATCGGCTTTTTCCCGGCGGAGCGCAGAACGGGCTGAGCGGGCCGAACGGCCGGCGGCTCCTGTTGTCAGTCTGGTGACAGAACGGCAAAAGAAGGAGTTGAAGGTTGTGGTTTGCGAACCAAAGACCTTTGATGAGGCGAGGGCCATTGCCGACCACCTGAAAAACCGGCGGCAGGTGATCCTCAATCTCGAAAAAGCCGATCGGGAGATGGCCCAGCGGGTCATCGACTTCATCAGCGGCACCACCTATGCCTTGAACGGATCCATGCAGAAGGTGGGCGCCAACATCTTCGTCTTTGCGCCGAGCAATGTGGATATCTCCGGCGAGGTGGCCAGCGACGACCTGTCTTCTGTCCGTTCTCCCTTGGCATGGGCCAATAAAGGCTAG
- the proC gene encoding pyrroline-5-carboxylate reductase, which translates to MKVSQLEGRRIGFIGGGAMAEALLRGLLANVPADRLTVSDVSQARLDSLHAQLGVNVTPDNVEVCRRSDILVLAVKPQVLPAVLAPLIAAKAILFHHLVISIAAGITLAQLEHWLSPEIPIVRVMPNTPALVGMGASALSGGRGTSETDVETARQLLEAVGLAEVLPESYLDAVTGLSGSGPAYVYLFIEALIDAGVKEGLSRDLARRLALQTVAGSAEMIRRTGNHPAVERDKVTSPGGTTIAGVQALEDGGLRSSVFAAVHAATRRARELSGSR; encoded by the coding sequence TTGAAGGTTTCCCAACTGGAAGGGCGCCGGATCGGGTTCATCGGCGGCGGGGCCATGGCCGAAGCGCTGTTGCGCGGCCTCCTCGCCAATGTCCCGGCTGATCGCCTGACCGTTTCTGATGTATCGCAGGCGCGCCTCGATTCGCTCCATGCGCAACTGGGCGTCAACGTCACGCCTGACAATGTGGAAGTCTGCCGTCGTTCCGACATCCTGGTGCTGGCCGTCAAGCCCCAGGTGTTGCCGGCCGTGCTGGCGCCGCTCATAGCGGCAAAGGCGATCCTCTTCCATCACCTGGTCATCTCGATCGCCGCCGGGATCACCCTGGCCCAACTGGAGCACTGGCTCTCACCGGAGATCCCCATCGTGCGGGTGATGCCGAACACACCGGCCCTTGTCGGCATGGGCGCGTCGGCCTTGTCCGGCGGCCGGGGCACTTCGGAGACAGATGTGGAGACGGCGCGCCAACTCCTGGAGGCCGTCGGCCTGGCCGAGGTGCTGCCGGAGTCGTATCTGGACGCCGTGACGGGCTTAAGCGGGAGCGGCCCGGCTTATGTGTACCTCTTCATCGAGGCATTGATCGACGCCGGGGTCAAAGAAGGGCTGTCGCGCGACCTGGCTCGCCGGTTGGCGCTGCAGACCGTCGCCGGTTCGGCCGAGATGATCCGCCGGACAGGCAACCATCCTGCTGTGGAGCGCGATAAGGTGACTTCGCCCGGCGGCACCACCATCGCCGGCGTCCAGGCGCTGGAGGATGGCGGACTCCGTTCCTCTGTCTTCGCCGCTGTTCACGCGGCTACCCGCCGCGCCCGCGAACTGTCAGGTTCCCGATGA
- a CDS encoding YggT family protein: protein MGIGETYQIINIAFEVLKFLIVIRVILSYFPHNPDGTIIRFIYDLTEPILSPLRRIIPVPASLPLDFSPIVAYILLEVLERVLLQLIF from the coding sequence TTGGGAATCGGCGAGACCTATCAGATCATCAACATTGCCTTTGAGGTGCTGAAGTTTCTCATCGTCATCCGGGTGATCCTCTCCTACTTCCCCCACAACCCGGACGGGACGATCATCCGCTTCATCTACGACCTCACCGAACCGATCCTGTCGCCGCTGCGACGGATCATCCCTGTGCCGGCCTCGCTCCCCCTCGATTTTTCCCCCATCGTCGCCTATATCCTGCTGGAGGTCCTGGAGCGGGTGTTGCTCCAACTGATCTTCTAG
- a CDS encoding YlmH family RNA-binding protein gives MDSARERRFSHLPPGEGREKLARIADQAEQCRRTHRQQVTDFLEPYLRKAAQDLLRGTGGVPHAADGGYEGAERQRLVLLPDEEDWPDSRICWILAEPVGKGEKIGHRDYLGALLGLGIRREKVGDLKLTERGCAVVLDCDVARYVEAQWRQVRQSDLTIRVIDDGAVPAFIDEGEERTITVASLRLDALIAAIWHLSRSRADEAIGRGLLKVNGLEVTDGSKSADEGDILSLRGFGRAILRIVGGETKKGRIRLTVWQPADR, from the coding sequence ATGGACTCTGCCCGTGAACGACGATTCTCGCACCTGCCGCCGGGGGAGGGACGGGAAAAGCTGGCCCGGATCGCCGATCAGGCGGAGCAGTGCCGGCGGACGCACCGCCAGCAGGTGACCGATTTTCTGGAGCCCTACCTGCGCAAGGCGGCTCAGGATCTGCTCCGCGGAACTGGCGGGGTTCCCCATGCCGCCGACGGGGGCTATGAGGGCGCCGAGCGCCAGCGGCTGGTGCTCTTGCCTGACGAAGAGGACTGGCCCGACAGCCGCATCTGCTGGATCCTGGCAGAGCCGGTCGGGAAAGGGGAGAAGATCGGCCACCGCGACTACCTTGGCGCCTTGCTCGGGTTGGGGATCCGCCGGGAAAAGGTGGGCGATCTGAAACTGACCGAGCGGGGCTGCGCCGTCGTGCTCGACTGTGACGTTGCCCGCTATGTAGAGGCCCAGTGGCGCCAGGTCCGCCAGTCCGACCTGACGATCCGCGTCATCGACGACGGGGCGGTCCCCGCCTTTATCGATGAGGGGGAGGAGCGGACGATCACCGTCGCCTCCCTGCGATTGGATGCGCTGATTGCCGCTATCTGGCATCTGTCACGTTCGCGGGCCGATGAGGCCATCGGACGGGGATTGTTGAAGGTGAACGGCCTCGAGGTGACCGACGGGAGCAAAAGCGCCGACGAGGGGGACATCCTCTCGCTGCGCGGTTTTGGACGAGCCATCCTGCGCATTGTCGGCGGCGAGACGAAGAAAGGACGCATCCGGCTCACGGTCTGGCAACCGGCCGATCGTTAA
- a CDS encoding DivIVA domain-containing protein: MLTPLDIHQKEFRKGAWGYKTEEVDEFQRQVAQSFEELYKENILLKEQVARCEENLLRYRHLEETLNNTLVLAQKTADEQRASAEREAELRLKEARLQAEQIVAAAWAKQQEMERQYEHMRNQFRQFRVQFRAMLLSQLETVKGEDWEEMAGMNEPFADARPWSHATVSNREGQAG, translated from the coding sequence ATGCTGACACCGCTTGATATCCACCAGAAGGAGTTTCGCAAGGGCGCCTGGGGCTACAAGACGGAAGAGGTGGACGAGTTCCAGCGCCAGGTCGCCCAGTCATTCGAAGAATTGTACAAGGAGAACATCCTCTTGAAGGAACAGGTGGCCCGTTGCGAGGAAAACCTGCTCCGTTACCGTCACCTGGAGGAGACCTTGAACAATACGCTGGTGCTGGCCCAGAAGACAGCCGACGAACAGCGGGCTTCGGCCGAGCGTGAAGCCGAGTTGCGGTTGAAGGAGGCCCGGCTCCAGGCAGAACAGATCGTCGCGGCGGCGTGGGCGAAACAGCAGGAGATGGAGCGCCAGTACGAACACATGCGCAACCAGTTCCGCCAGTTCCGGGTCCAGTTCAGGGCCATGCTGCTGTCCCAACTGGAGACGGTCAAAGGAGAGGACTGGGAAGAGATGGCCGGCATGAATGAGCCCTTTGCCGACGCCAGGCCCTGGTCCCATGCCACTGTGTCGAACCGGGAGGGTCAGGCCGGCTGA
- a CDS encoding DUF167 domain-containing protein has protein sequence MFWIQEQRGGCIRFKIRVQPRASKNEVCGLLDDALKVRLTAPPVDGEANAACLQFFAKTLGLSRSQVRLVAGETSRLKTLEVEGISAEDLRKRFDI, from the coding sequence ATGTTCTGGATTCAGGAACAGCGCGGCGGCTGTATTCGTTTCAAGATCCGGGTGCAGCCGCGGGCGTCGAAAAACGAGGTCTGCGGTCTCCTGGACGATGCCCTGAAGGTCCGCCTGACGGCGCCGCCCGTCGACGGCGAGGCGAACGCCGCCTGCCTGCAGTTTTTTGCGAAGACCCTCGGCCTCTCTCGCAGCCAGGTGCGCCTGGTGGCGGGGGAGACATCGCGCCTGAAGACACTTGAGGTGGAGGGAATCAGTGCAGAGGATTTGCGCAAGAGGTTTGACATCTGA